One region of Trichoderma breve strain T069 chromosome 7 map unlocalized scaffold00007, whole genome shotgun sequence genomic DNA includes:
- a CDS encoding major facilitator superfamily domain-containing protein produces the protein MASDLPNVTSSSQKESCETTPYDSSSLTEETANNNANGGKKCDIPSQDANTFREPKSQTPGNNDLESGQLPALRATVSRATTISKKRAYTFMILIVLTQAVQMFAYGAGIIGAFTVGHAVGASDLQSTWIAAAYPLTQGSFVLISGRLGTVFGHKKMLTLGASIWIFWTLATAYGTNIVGISIMRALAGIGGGLLVPNAVALLTITFPPGRQRNLALALFASMGPVGGAGGCVFNGFFLQWTDWTWLFFFLAVLGAVVYGAAIIAVPDDERLDPEGKIDWTGSYLGVAGLVLFNFVWNQAPIVGWKNPYEYILLIVAIGHFAVFLIWESRWAVSPIIPFEIWKVPSFGALIVVCFFVFMSLGIYIWYVTVFLANLRNWDPVLLGCSFLPMAVSGTGAAFFAAWVVRKLPAEMVVCIGALGAVVMNILIATMPVHQTFWAMVFPAMILAGCTGDMVFAAGQIIASSIVTRKHQGTAGSLIGTLFTYGLSTGLGFAGTVEIYINKDGTNLLGGYRGAAYLGIGFAGAAIVLTLLFVRMKKNTVEGWQGEDAETAEPSE, from the exons ATGGCTTCGGATCTTCCCAACGTGACCTCTTCCTCGCAGAAAGAGTCCTGTGAAACTACGCCGTACGACTCTTCATCATTAACGGAAGAGACAGCCAACAACAATGCCAACGGTGGAAAGAAATGCGACATCCCAAGTCAAGATGCAAATACCTTTAGAGAGCCAAAATCTCAGACACCGGGAAACAATGACCTAGAGAGCGGACAATTACCGGCCCTCCGCGCTACCGTTTCGCGAGCAACAACTAtatcgaagaagagagcatACACTTTCATGATACTAATTGTCCTCACGCAAGCGGTACAAATGTTTGCGTATGGCGCTGGTATCATTGGGGCATTCACAGTTGGACACGCGGTTGGAGCATCAGACCTCCAATCTACGTGGATCGCCGCAGCGTATCCTCTTACCCAAGGCTCATTCGTCCTAATAAGCGGCCGGCTGGGTACTGTCTTTGGCCATAAGAAAATGTTGACGCTTGGAGCATCCATTTGGATATTTTGGACATTGGCTACGGCTTATGGCACCAACATCGTCGGCATTAGCATCATGAGAGCGCTTGCGGGAATAGGAGGTGGCCTCCTCGTTCCAAACGCTGTAGCTCTTTTAACAATCACATTCCCTCCTGGCCGACAACGAAACTTGGCACTGGCGCTCTTTGCTTCTATGGGACCAGTTGGTGGCGCTGGTGGATGTGTGTTCAACGGCTTCTTCCTTCAGTGGACAGACTGGAcatggctcttcttcttctt GGCTGTACTAGGAGCTGTAGTTTATGGAGCAGCAATCATTGCTGTACCAGATGACGAGCGGTTAGATCCCGAGGGCAAGATTGACTGGACGGGTTCATATCTCGGTGTCGCTGGGCTGGTGCTGTTCAATTTTGTCTGGAA CCAAGCTCCCATAGTCGGCTGGAAGAACCCCTATGAATACATACTCCTCATTGTCGCCATTGGTCACTTTGCAGTATTTTTAATTTGGGAATCGAGGTGGGCAGTCAGTCCAATCATCCCATTCGAGATCTGGAAAGTACCATCATTCGGTGCGCTAATCGTCGTGTGTTTCTTCGTCTTTATGAGCCTGGGTATTTATATCTGGTACGTCACCGTCTTCTTGGCGAATTTGCGAAATTGGGATCCTGTTTTGCTGGGATGTTCATTCTTGCCAATGGCTGTCAGTGGTACCGGCGCTGCCTTCTTTGCGGCATGGGTTGTACGCAAACTGCCAGCAGAAATGGTGGTCTGTATCGGCGCTTTGGGTGCAGTGGTGATGAATATACTTATTGCGACGATGCCGGTCCATCAAACCTTCTGGGCGATGGTGTTCCCCGCCATGATCTTGGCAGGATGTACAGGAGACATGgtctttgctgctggtcaAATCATTGCCAGTAGCATCGTGACGAGAAAGCACCAGGGAACAGCGGGATCCCTGATAGGAACTCTGTTTACATACGGACTAAGCACTGGCTTGGGATTTGCCGGAACGGTTGAGATTTACATAAACAAGGATGGAACGAATCTGCTAGGCGGATATCGAGGCGCCGCTTACTTGGGAATAGGATTTGCAGGGGCGGCCATAGTCTTGACTCTTCTATTTGtcagaatgaagaagaatacgGTCGAGGGCTggcagggagaagatgctgagaCTGCCGAGCCAAGTGAGTGA
- a CDS encoding peptidase family m3 domain-containing protein, which produces MTPQPPQPPPDFTLDAASIVEQAELLIATSAKVWDAVAQIPPEEATFESAILPLIRNENDRMSISPQLGFLHNVSPSKELRDASKEARKILNRDSIGRYSRADIFKVVDAVWQRNESLDPESLLYVEKLRSQFIKTGQGVTDEVVKAKVKESLVRIDELEMEHLRNLDSDVAGLWLTLDELQGVPQSHLDRWKADGDKLWIDHKIPNYTAVMQHALRDETRRKVWLDMENRAKELNGVNLKELLVLRDEVARALGYKHHAELRESDRILKTDDAVLFLKHIRNVLQELGLRELEALKALKAEKVQQEQSQAAPLSGQFFAWDRPFFTRLAEDKSLQVDQNEVAEYFPLDRCVPRMMHILGAIFGVKFIKYPRDAPQITTWYEGVDAYSVWDDTAEGGDFLGYFYMDVFPRDNKYGHKGMFKMRPGYERQDGTRTYPCSAFMTNYSPPSATRPSLLKINEVVSCFHELGHTIHNLTSKTKYARFHGSSVPRDFVEVPSIMLEYIFWNPHIVRAISGHYLTEEDSENEKKLPEDVIERLIADQFAHTGLAQLSTLHFSTFDLLIHTPPDHQTICDMNLAAEFNKLRREICLVSGPEDIGYAADFVHGFCRFRFPIGYNTSYYTYLSYDIFKTKFEPLLPSGALNTTKTNVDDIISHELRKEFRRYREIILMPGSNVVSYMELLKEFLGRVANHEAWIEMLQEQIASYATQV; this is translated from the exons ATGACGCCTCAGCCCCCCCAACCACCACCAGACTTCACTTTGGATGCTGCGTCCATAGTTGAACAAGCTGAACTGTTGATAGCGACATCGGCAAAAGTTTGGGATGCTGTAGCTCAAATACCCCCTGAGGAGGCGACATTTGAAAGTGCCATTCTCCCTTTGATACGCAATGAAAATGATCGGATGAGTATCTCCCCTCAGCTTGGGTTCCTTCATAACGTGTCTCCTTCGAAGGAGCTTCGCGATGCTTCCAAAGAGGCCAGAAAAATATTGAATCGTGATAGTATCGGACGATATTCTCGAGCCGATATCTTTAaagttgttgatgctgtttgGCAGAGAAACGAGTCTCTTGACCCGGAGTCGCTTCTCTATGTGGAGAAACTGCGAAGTCAATTCATCAAAACGGGACAGGGGGTCACTGACGAGGTTGTGAAAGCCAAAGTGAAGGAGAGTCTTGTTAGGATCGATGAGCTCGAGATGGAGCACCTCCGAAATCTCGACTCAGACGTCGCCGGCTTATGGTTGACACTAGACGAACTGCAAGGTGTCCCGCAGTCTCACCTGGACCGATGGAAAGCAGATGGCGATAAGCTGTGGATTGATCACAAGATTCCCAATTATACGGCCGTGATGCAACACGCCTTGCGAGATGAGACTAGGCGAAAGGTGTGGTTGGACATGGAAAATCGGGCGAAAGAGCTCAATGGAGTTAACCTCAAAGAGCTTCTTGTGCTTAGAGATGAAGTTGCCCGTGCACTTGGCTACAAGCATCACGCTGAATTGCGAGAGAGTGACAGAATCTTAAAAACAGATGATGCCGTTCTTTTCCTGAAGCACATCCGCAATGTTCTACAAGAACTAGGCCTGCGTGAACTTGAGGCTTTAAAGGCCTTGAAGGCCGAAAAGGTCCAACAAGAGCAATCCCAAGCTGCGCCGTTATCTGGCCAATTCTTTGCATGGGATAGACCATTCTTCACACGCCTAGCAGAGGATAAATCCCTGCAAGTGGACCAAAACGAGGTTGCTGAATACTTCCCCCTTGACAGATGCGTTCCGAGAATGATGCATATTTTGGGTGCCATATTCGGGGTGAAGTTTATAAAGTATCCGCGTGATGCTCCTCAGATTACTACATGGTATGAGGGAGTGGATGCCTACTCTGTATGGGACGATACAGCAGAAGGGGGTGATTTTCTCGGATACTTCTATATGGATGTATTCCCACGAGATAACAAATATGGCCACAAAGGGATGTTCAAAATGAGACCT GGTTATGAACGGCAGGATGGCACGCGAACCTATCCCTGCTCTGCTTTTATGACAAATTACTCACCTCCCAGCGCTACTCGTCCAAGCCTCTTGAAGATCAATGAGGTTGTATCGTGCTTCCATGAACTTGGACACACAATCCATAACCTTACTTCGAAGACCAAATACGCGCGGTTCCATGGATCATCAGTCCCACGCGACTTTGTCGAGGTTCCAAGTATTATGCTGGAATACATATTCTGGAATCCGCACATCGTGCGCGCGATATCCGGCCACTACCTGACGGAAGAGGACTCagaaaatgagaagaagctgccagagGACGTGATTGAGAGGCTGATTGCTGACCAGTTTGCGCATACGGGGCTTGCGCAACTTTCGACTCTGCATTTTAGCACATTTGACCTCCTCATTCACACGCCTCCTGATCACCAGACGATCTGCGACATGAATCTTGCAGCAGAGTTTAACAAGCTGCGTAGAGAGATATGCTTGGTCAGTGGCCCTGAGGATATTGGCTACGCAGCCGACTTTGTTCACGGCTTCTGTCGCTTTCGTTTCCCTATTGGATATAATACAAGTTATTATACCTATCTGTC CtacgacatcttcaagacAAAATTTGAGCCACTATTACCCTCTGGAGCTCTAAACACCACAAAGACTAATGTGGACGATATTATATCTCATGAGCTCCGTAAAGAGTTCCGGCGATATAGAGAGATTATCTTGATGCCAGGAAGCAATGTCGTGTCTTATATGGAATTGCTTAAGGAGTTTCTGGGTAGGGTTGCTAATCATGAAGCTTGGAtcgagatgctgcaagaGCAGATTGCGAGCTATGCTACTCAAGTGTGA
- a CDS encoding fungal hydrophobin domain-containing protein gives MKSFFVATLLVAGVLAAPSSDVKRQASPCPAGLEATPQCCATDVLGIADLDCANPPNPFTDAASFTAVCAAIGQRARCCAIPVAGQDLLCTSPV, from the exons ATGAAGTCTTTCTTTGTTGCTACTCTGTTGGTTGCTGGCGTTCTTGCGGCCCCTTCGTCTGACGTGAAGCGTCAAGCCTCGCCTTGCCCTGCTGGTCTCGAAGCTACCCCCCAGTGTTGCGCCACTGATGTGCTTGGCATTGCCGATTTGGATTGTGCAAACC CCCCCAACCCTTTCACTGATGCCGCGTCTTTCACGGCTGTGTGCGCCGCTATAGGCCAACGTGCTCGTTGCTGTGCTATCCCAGTT GCCGGCCAAGATTTGCTCTGCACGAGCCCAGTATAA
- a CDS encoding major facilitator superfamily domain-containing protein: MDQKPLDLEAAKPPAESINDPNLVTWDGPQDPENPKNWPNKIKWRYTVAVSLFTFISPVSSAMIAPALSKLGEDLNMNSKLEVELALSIFILAYAVGPLFFGPASELYGRVRLLQLSNIWYLAWNLGCGFAQNPAELFVFRFLAGIGGSAPLALGGGAISDTWSADERGKAMGIYTLAPLLGPVVGPIAGGFIAEYSTWRWVFWSSSMTAVFIQVIGLLWLRESHPGTLLRRKRDWLVKATGNHKLHTGNAEPETLVSKLGRAVERPIRMFATQPIITFIAIYMAYLFGTLYLMLATFPSIWTEWYGESVSIGGLNYLSIAIGSFTGLILNFFFIDRIYRHLKTKNNGIGRPEFRMPTMFIGSIMVSVGLLWYGWSVQARLHWIMPNIGVAILSAGTMGCLQGMQTYTVDSYPTYAASAMAACALLRSLAGFGFPLFAPYLYRDLGYGWGTSILAFISIGIGIPAPFIFWGFGEKLRTMSRYAAS, translated from the coding sequence ATGGACCAAAAACCGTTAGACTTGGAAGCAGCAAAACCACCTGCTGAAAGCATCAATGATCCCAATCTCGTCACCTGGGATGGACCACAAGACCCAGAAAACCCAAAGAATTGGCCAAACAAGATCAAATGGCGCTACACGGTggccgtctctctctttacgTTCATTTCTCCTGTTTCTTCGGCCATGATTGCGCCAGCTCTATCCAAACTGGGTGAAGATCTCAACATGAATAGCAAGCTGGAGGTAGAATTAGCactttccatcttcatcctggCGTACGCCGTTGGTCCATTGTTCTTCGGGCCGGCATCTGAGCTTTACGGCCGTGTACGTCTGCTACAGCTGAGCAATATATGGTATCTGGCATGGAATCTAGGTTGTGGCTTTGCACAGAACCCGGCCGAGTTATTCGTCTTTCGCTTTCTGGCTGGGATCGGCGGAAGCgctcctcttgctcttggagGAGGTGCTATTAGTGACACATGGAGCGCTGACGAACGCGGAAAGGCCATGGGAATCTATACTCTTGCACCGCTCCTGGGTCCGGTTGTTGGACCGATTGCTGGGGGATTCATTGCCGAGTATAGTACATGGCGTTGGGTATTCTGGTCATCTAGCATGACAGCTGTGTTTATCCAGGTCATTGGTCTACTATGGCTCCGCGAATCACATCCAGGCACATTGCTAAGAAGGAAGCGAGATTGGCTTGTGAAAGCTACAGGAAACCACAAACTGCACACTGGGAATGCCGAGCCGGAAACCCTTGTCAGCAAACTTGGTAGAGCTGTGGAACGACCAATTCGCATGTTCGCGACCCAGCCTATCATCACGTTCATTGCTATTTACATGGCATACCTCTTCGGGACGCTATATCTGATGCTCGCCACCTTTCCAAGCATTTGGACAGAATGGTATGGCGAGAGCGTGAGTATAGGTGGACTAAACTATCTCTCTATCGCTATTGGCTCTTTCACGGGTCTTAttctcaacttcttcttcatcgacCGAATTTACCGTCACCTCAAGACAAAAAACAATGGTATCGGTCGGCCCGAGTTCCGAATGCCAACCATGTTCATCGGGTCGATAATGGTCTCCGTCGGCCTGCTCTGGTATGGTTGGAGCGTACAGGCGCGGCTACACTGGATCATGCCCAACATTGGTGTTGCCATCCTCTCGGCAGGGACCATGGGATGTTTACAGGGCATGCAGACTTACACCGTGGACAGCTACCCGACCTACGCAGCCAGTGCTATGGCCGCATGTGCGCTTCTTCGCAGCTTGGCTGGTTTTGGATTCCCTCTATTCGCTCCATACCTGTACAGAGACCTAGGTTATGGTTGGGGGACTAGCATACTCGCTTTTATCAGTATTGGCATTGGTATTCCAGCGCCCTTTATCTTTTGGGGTTTTGGAGAAAAGCTACGGACTATGTCGAGATATGCTGCAAGCTGA
- a CDS encoding fungal specific transcription factor domain-containing protein — translation MRIRPVAIAPTPNRTPVEPGNGDSEAIRTMPYTCQQCVRRKVKCDKRLPSCSSCGKGEFECIYQAPNPPRKRKRKRNEDVHERLVRYERILQESGLLPTDDGQQTHQSTQEPVSPTRRTGELLSGDGKSRYIGSSLWLNTGPVDVHEISEDEDEDQPVQPARTNSFTTDPISGALLGGSQTLVHYHPSHKDAMKLWMAHVENVEPICKILHIPTTAKMVETVSQKPSTASKADECLLFAIYHFAVFSMSDEDCMLGFKQPRNELMSKYQHAVRQALVNASWLRTTEMPVIQAYVLFLISIRTQTDPHLFWMLTGIAVRIAQRMGLHRDGEGLGLSPFDVQMRRRLFWQLLPLDGYAGQVSGTGISISPNSWDTKPPLNINDAQIYPGMTHQPEELNGASEMIYCLTKAELSNLYTRTGVETKDTGGTIQLKASGELETLINEVESTIETKYLRYCDIINPLHFLVLGSVRSATNAVRLRNRISPLMNNTIGDPERKQLCDLALKILDTDCTLYDNPQLRRFRWKIKAVFLWDALTCVLTSLAKVGLFTLMERNSIWSKTADVYSNHPEFLDAKKAFQAAVGKLTLKAWASNPPSDATLEPDFITTLRSQRKSKATSTPDKTKNATLHKECGTSVSSLNNSLFGSPDDADFDLAGDFSLFPAEWLFEDQLMGF, via the coding sequence ATGCGTATCCGACCCGTAGCAATTGCTCCCACGCCCAACAGGACCCCGGTTGAGCCTGGGAATGGCGACTCAGAAGCCATCCGCACAATGCCCTACACCTGTCAACAGTGTGTGCGAAGAAAGGTCAAGTGTGACAAGAGACTCCCGTCATGCTCAAGCTGCGGCAAAGGTGAATTTGAATGCATCTATCAGGCGCCGAACCCCCCGCGAAAGCGAAAGCGAAAGCGGAACGAGGACGTGCATGAGCGGTTGGTGCGGTATGAGCGCATCTTACAAGAGAGTGGCCTTCTCCCTACAGATGATGGCCAACAGACGCACCAGAGCACGCAAGAGCCAGTCTCCCCCACGAGGAGGACCGGTGAATTGCTCTCTGGTGACGGCAAATCCCGGTATATTGGCAGCAGTCTCTGGCTCAATACCGGACCAGTCGACGTGCATGAAATAtcagaggatgaagatgaagatcaaCCTGTTCAACCAGCGCGCACAAACTCGTTCACAACCGATCCAATAAGCGGTGCGCTGCTTGGAGGTTCGCAGACTCTTGTCCACTATCATCCCAGCCACAAAGACGCAATGAAGCTTTGGATGGCGCACGTTGAAAATGTCGAGCCTATTTGCAAAATCCTACACATCCCAACAACAGCGAAAATGGTCGAGACAGTTTCTCAGAAACCATCCACAGCGTCAAAAGCGGACGAGTGCTTGCTGTTTGCCATTTACCACTTTGCTGTATTCTCCATGTCGGATGAGGATTGTATGCTTGGATTTAAGCAGCCACGCAATGAATTAATGTCCAAGTACCAACACGCCGTTCGGCAAGCCTTGGTCAATGCATCGTGGCTCAGGACAACAGAAATGCCAGTTATCCAGGCGTACGTGCTCTTTCTCATCTCGATCCGCACACAGACCGACCCTCACTTATTCTGGATGTTGACCGGTATTGCGGTCCGCATCGCACAACGCATGGGACTTCATCGCGATGGAGAAGGTCTCGGATTATCTCCATTCGATGTTCAAATGCGGCGGCGACTGTTCTGGCAGCTTCTGCCTCTCGACGGATACGCCGGTCAAGTCTCGGGCACTGGCATTTCCATCTCACCTAACAGCTGGGACACCAAACCACCACTCAACATCAACGATGCACAGATCTACCCTGGTATGACGCACCAGCCAGAAGAGCTTAATGGAGCTTCCGAGATGATTTACTGCCTCACGAAAGCAGAGTTGTCAAATCTGTACACGCGAACTGGGGTTGAAACGAAGGATACCGGCGGTACGATTCAACTGAAGGCCAGTGGAGAACTTGAAACGCTTATCAACGAGGTTGAAAGTACTATTGAGACCAAGTATCTACGGTACTGTGATATCATCAACCCACTGCACTTTCTGGTACTCGGAAGCGTTAGATCTGCCACCAATGCAGTACGGCTACGCAACCGAATCTCCCCACTAATGAATAACACCATTGGCGATCCCGAAAGGAAACAGCTCTGTGATCTAGCTCTGAAGATTCTTGATACCGACTGCACGCTATATGATAACCCGCAATTAAGGAGGTTTCGATGGAAAATAAAGGCAGTCTTCCTCTGGGATGCGCTAACGTGTGTCCTGACCAGCCTGGCAAAGGTCGGGCTATTTACACTCATGGAGCGCAATAGCATCTGGAGCAAAACCGCAGACGTCTATTCGAACCATCCTGAATTCCTCGACGCCAAGAAAGCGTTTCAAGCTGCAGTTGGCAAGCTCACACTTAAAGCATGGGCAAGCAATCCACCAAGCGATGCGACGCTCGAGCCGGATTTCATCACTACCTTGCGCTCGCAACGCAAGTCCAAGGCCACCAGCACTCCAGACAAGACTAAAAATGCCACACTCCATAAAGAATGTGGAACAAGTGTATCGTCATTGAATAATTCCCTTTTTGGCAGCCCTGATGACGCGGACTTTGACTTGGCCGGCGATTTCAGTCTTTTTCCGGCGGAGTGGTTATTTGAAGATCAGCTTATGGGCTTTTGA
- a CDS encoding phosphatidylinositol-specific phospholipase c, X domain-containing protein, translating to MADITSRLAGLNPFKQNYDDDDDKGDFIAPEPGHLSRKSDHNKAQLRVSHALRSFLVANDVLSERDAGLDSRDSPPALRELLGRRSFEAPPELLDPRYPLPEYFVSSSHNTYLLANQLYGKSSVSAYETALTTGSRCVEIDAWDDSENEDEPKVTHGYTLVSHIPFRSVCETIRDVYDREQAAGSFTAGQAGDPASPILLSLENHCGPRGQLRLVHIMKEVFGHRLISEPVRRKGTREQQGSGEHVTLDDLGPKISVIVEFHLPEEASDSGDSSDDQTDDEGERMARRAYKDKKQAASSSSTLIVPELAELGVYAQSVKPKDNSWYDPGQLVNGPHHHLINVSESGLSSHLPQHAVPIAYHNARHLMRVFPKGTRISSSNLHPVKFWGIGAQICALNWQTFSTSNQLNDALFNGSAGYVLKPAALRAAGDGRLGTGRMRRLRVHVAGATDVPLHEDRERDSIKPYLTCTLYSPLDADKEPPKRKTSPYKHHKLGFLHRGENPHATDPVWDETLEWEYEDNELVFLRMLIKSDDSFARNPKFAAVAVRLSYASPGWSFIRMMDLKGKETDCTLLVKFEFEDL from the coding sequence atggccGACATCACATCCCGCCTAGCAGGCCTCAACCCGTTCAAGCAAAACtacgatgacgacgacgacaaaggCGACTTCATCGCCCCCGAGCCGGGCCACCTCTCGCGCAAGTCGGACCACAACAAGGCCCAGCTGAGAGTCAGCCACGCTCTCCGGTCCTTTCTCGTCGCCAACGACGTGCTCTCGGAGCGCGACGCCGGGCTCGACTCCCGCGACTCGCCGCCGGCACTTCGGGAGCTGCTCGGCCGCCGCAGCTTCGAGGCGCCGCCGGAGCTGCTCGACCCGCGATACCCTCTGCCCGAGTACTTTGTCAGCTCCAGCCACAACACGTACCTGCTGGCCAACCAGCTGTACGGCAAGTCGTCCGTGTCGGCGTACGAGACGGCGCTGACGACGGGCTCGCGGTGCGTCGAGATTGACGCGTGGGACGACTCGGAGAACGAAGATGAGCCCAAGGTCACGCACGGCTACACGCTCGTGTCGCACATTCCGTTCCGCTCCGTGTGCGAGACGATCCGCGACGTCTACGACCGCGAGCAGGCCGCCGGCAGCTTCACCGCGGGCCAGGCTGGCGATCCCGCATCCCCCATCCTGCTGTCGCTGGAAAACCACTGCGGCCCACGCGGGCAGCTCCGTCTCGTCCACATCATGAAGGAAGTCTTCGGTCACCGCCTCATAAGCGAGCCGGTTCGACGCAAAGGCACCCGCGAGCAGCAGGGAAGCGGTGAACATGTGACGCTCGACGATCTGGGTCCCAAAATTTCCGTCATTGTCGAGTTCCATCTTCCCGAAGAGGCCTCAGACAGCGGCGACTCCAGCGACGACCAGACGGATGACGAAGGCGAGAGGATGGCCCGCCGCGCctacaaggacaagaagcaggcggcgtcatcctcctccactCTCATCGTCCCAGAGCTAGCCGAGCTGGGCGTGTACGCTCAGTCGGTGAAACCCAAAGACAACTCGTGGTATGATCCTGGGCAGCTGGTCAACGGCCCGCATCACCACCTCATCAACGTGTCCGAGTCTGGCTTGTCGTCCCATCTCCCCCAGCACGCCGTCCCCATCGCCTATCACAACGCCCGCCACCTCATGCGTGTCTTCCCCAAGGGCACCCGCATCTCCTCGTCCAACCTCCATCCCGTCAAGTTCTGGGGCATTGGCGCCCAGATCTGCGCCCTCAACTGGCAGAccttcagcaccagcaaccaGCTCAACGATGCGTTGTTCAACGGTTCTGCCGGCTACGTCCTCAAGCCCGCGGCTCTACGCGCTGCCGGCGACGGCCGTCTTGGCACGGGCCGGATGAGAAGGCTGCGCGTCCACGTCGCTGGAGCCACCGACGTGCCTCTCCACGAGGACAGGGAGCGAGACTCGATCAAGCCGTACCTGACGTGTACGCTCTACAGCCCGCTCGACGCCGACAAGGAGCCCCCCAAGCGAAAGACGTCGCCCTACAAGCACCACAAGCTGGGGTTCCTCCACCGTGGCGAGAACCCGCACGCGACGGACCCGGTCTGGGACGAGACGCTGGAGTGGGAGTATGAGGACAACGAGCTAGTCTTCTTGCGCATGCTCATCAAAAGCGACGACAGCTTTGCGAGAAACCCAAAGTTCGCCGCCGTGGCGGTTCGGCTTTCGTATGCCTCTCCCGGGTGGAGCTTTATCAGGATGATGGatctcaagggcaaggagacGGATTGTACTCTGCTTGTCAAGTTTGAGTTTGAGGACTTGTGA
- a CDS encoding phosphatidylethanolamine-binding protein domain-containing protein, producing the protein MAATTPLDDLAQALSSSLVEANLVPGSAEALIPGNFKPSTRLAISFGGRDVELGNLFRVNEVKLAPFVSFDAEAGDSSGDASYMLLLVDPDAPTPDDPKFAFWRHWVLPGLKPLAEADGVVAQTKQALTEYLAPGPKDDSQPHRYLFLLFREPHGLALTKEDVGGEEFVQRRSFDPVTFVKKHQLQLVGLNWMKGAGDGWKE; encoded by the exons ATGGCGGCAACAACCCCCCTCGACGACCTTGCGCAAGCGCTGTCAAGTTCCCTGGTCGAGGCAAACCTTGTGCCTGGTTCTGCAGAAGCACTCATCCCCGGGAACTTTAAGCCGTCCACTCGACTGGCCATCTCATTCGGCGGGCGGGATGTCGAATTGGGTAATCTCTTTCGAGTCAACGAGGTCAAGCTGGCTCCCTTTGTCTCGTTTGATGCCGAG GCTGGGGATTCATCGGGAGACGCATCTTATATGCTGCTCCTTGTCGATCCCGATGCACCCACGCCAGATGACCCCAAGTTTGCCTTTTGGCGCCATTGGGTTCTGCCAGGATTGAAACCATTGGCCGAGGCGGATGGTGTTGTCGCTCAGACGAAGCAGGCTCTCACAGAGTATCTCGCCCCGGGACCCAAGGATGA TTCTCAACCACACAGGTATCTGTTCTTGCTCTTCCGCGAGCCCCACGGCTTGGCTCTCACGAAGGAAGACGTTGGAGGCGAGGAATTTGTACAAAGACGCTCATTCGATCCAGTTACGTTTGTCAAGAAGCATCAGCTACAGCTGGTCGGTCTGAACTGGATGAAGGgtgctggcgatggctggaAGGAATAA
- a CDS encoding putative coiled-coil protein (DUF2205) domain-containing protein has product MSDDHDTHSIGSASHIHPIERSDSSASTTPSDQNEPIIHQPIPTRPRLPSRKSSGPLVVPRDSSAVGPVDSQFGPDDVRAMSPRRTNEDLENLGKEAREELRRHAKALQESLLTIFNRIEAVREEHDKLDNNNKFLQKYIGDLMSTSKITATGSRGKK; this is encoded by the exons ATGTCCGACGACCACGATACTCACTCCATTGGCTCTGCCAGCCACATTCACCCCATCGAGCGCTCCGACTCCTCCGCTTCCACAACTCCGTCTGATCAGAATGAGCCTATTATTCACCAGCCCATTCCCACCCGCCCCCGCCTGCCGAGTCGAAAAAGCAGCGGCCCCTTGGTTGTCCCTCGCGACAGCTCTGCCGTCGGCCCCGTTGACTCGCAGTTTGGACCAGACGATGTTCGAGCCATGAGCCCTCGAAGGACAAATGAAGACCTAGAAAACCTAGGCAAGGAGGCGCGCGAGGAGTTGAGAAG GCATGCCAAGGCTTTGCAGGAGTCTCtcctcaccatcttcaaccgcATCGAGGCTGTGCGGGAGGAGCACGACAAGctcgacaacaacaacaagttTCTTCAGAAATACATTGGTGACTTGATGAGCACCAGCAAGATCACAGCGACGGGGAGCCGAGGCAAGAAATAA